The genomic region CTTGTTTTTCTGGAGTGCCATAGCGTAATAATAAAAAGCCTCTGTTGGAGATGAGTTCCCAAACGAACCTATCCCAATCAGAGACTTATCCAAATTAACCAGTGCTTTATCTATTTCTCCAATTTCATAATAACAAACCCCGAGCATATAACTGAAAAATGTATTATCCGGATTATCGGCGCTTAAAGTATTAAAGACATGCGCCGCTTTTTCAAATTCTCCTTGCTCAAAAAGCGTATTGGCATTCTTATCAGAAATTATCATATCACCCTCTTGTCCAAACGAAGCCAGGCATATAAATAAACATAGTAGACTTAGTATATTTCTTTTGGCTCTGTTTTTCATTAATTACACTACCACAATCTGTTGTTATAAAAACATCTTGTTTTACCAGATATGCGATTTGCTAAATCAATATTACGCATTTACATATAAAATTGCACATCAATACATCTTAACCTTAATCACTTAGGGCATTTACCGCTCTAAAACGGGATGATCTAGGACGCTTTTACTTTTCGATTTCAGCAATCTCGGTCCGAATTAGCTTTTTATTCTTTGCGATCTCTTCGTTGATCTTGGTTATCACTTCGTTTATATGGCCGATACTAGAATCTGAATTTACCATGTTCTCGTATCTATCCTTATTCTTATCGGTTATTTCTCCTCCAAAATGATATTGTATTTGAGCTGTTTCATAGTCCAAGTCTTCCTCAACAAAACTTCTATACTTAACCAAGTGATCTATCGACTTATCGTATTGCGTGTCTTTATGCAAGGAAAGAGCATAATAATAATGTGCATCGGATGGAGAAGAATTGATAAATGATCCCATTCCCTCTACCGATCGAGCAAGGTTAGACAGTGCTAAATCGTTCTGATCGCCAATTTCAAAGAAGCATACACCGAGCATGTAACTAAAGAATGTATTCTGCGGATTATCCTTATGGAGTTCTCTATACACATATATAGCTTTTGCATAATCGCCTTTAATGTATAATTTCTGTGCATTCTTATCTGAAATTTTAATATCATCGGATTTACCATAGCAAGATTCTCCAAATATGGCTACGCCTATAAGGACTATAAGTAATAGAATTAGGTTTGTTTTTATTATATTTTTCATGGCACACAACTTTTCTTTCTGTTCAATTCCGAACATTATTCTCCTCAATAAAACTCAGTTGGTAGTTCTATGATACGCAGCCATACTGCATTTGTTTAATGCAACGTATTAACTACTAGCCAATTATACGTAAAAACACCTAGTTACTAAGACTGAGTTATTGCCGTATTAT from Flavobacteriales bacterium harbors:
- a CDS encoding tetratricopeptide repeat protein, whose product is MIISDKNANTLFEQGEFEKAAHVFNTLSADNPDNTFFSYMLGVCYYEIGEIDKALVNLDKSLIGIGSFGNSSPTEAFYYYAMALQKNKQFSLSTDNLHEYQWFIQKDLKLKTSQIRSVFGEVTEENEAQLDAMLIEDQQIVHLNEVLVKIEVEVEKNEKLVGSQTVETDK